A single region of the Pseudomonas sp. VD-NE ins genome encodes:
- a CDS encoding NAD(P)-dependent oxidoreductase produces MTSTSTPRAPFNRLLLTGAAGGLGKVLRERMRPYANVLRLSDIAALAPAVDDREEVVPCDLADKQAVHQLVEGVDAILHFGGVSVERPFEEILGANISGVFHIYEAARRHGVKRVIFASSNHVIGFYKQDEQLDASSARRPDGYYGLSKSYGEDMASFYFDRYGIETVSIRIGSSFPEPQNRRMMHTWLSFDDLTQLLERALYTPNVGHTVVYGMSANKDVWWDNRFASHLGFAAKDSSEVFREKVEAQPMPAADDPARIYQGGAFVAAGPFGD; encoded by the coding sequence ATGACATCTACCTCCACTCCCCGCGCCCCGTTCAACCGTCTGCTGCTGACCGGCGCCGCCGGTGGCCTGGGCAAAGTCCTGCGCGAACGGATGCGCCCTTATGCCAATGTCCTGCGCCTGTCAGACATCGCTGCCCTCGCCCCGGCTGTCGATGATCGCGAAGAAGTCGTCCCTTGCGATCTGGCCGACAAACAAGCTGTGCATCAACTGGTCGAAGGCGTCGACGCGATCCTGCATTTTGGCGGTGTCTCCGTCGAGCGGCCCTTCGAAGAAATCCTCGGCGCCAACATCAGCGGTGTTTTTCACATCTACGAAGCGGCGCGCCGGCATGGTGTGAAACGGGTGATCTTCGCCAGTTCCAACCACGTCATCGGCTTCTATAAACAGGACGAACAACTCGACGCCAGCTCCGCGCGCCGCCCCGATGGCTACTACGGATTGTCCAAGTCCTACGGCGAAGACATGGCCAGTTTCTACTTCGATCGCTACGGCATCGAGACCGTCAGTATCCGCATCGGCTCCTCGTTCCCCGAACCGCAAAACCGTCGAATGATGCACACCTGGCTGAGCTTCGACGACCTCACCCAATTGCTCGAACGCGCGCTGTACACACCGAACGTCGGCCACACCGTGGTCTACGGCATGTCCGCCAACAAGGACGTCTGGTGGGACAACCGCTTCGCCAGCCACCTCGGGTTCGCGGCGAAGGACAGCTCCGAAGTGTTCCGCGAAAAAGTCGAGGCGCAGCCAATGCCGGCGGCCGATGACCCGGCGCGGATCTATCAGGGCGGCGCGTTTGTCGCCGCAGGTCCGTTCGGCGACTGA
- a CDS encoding SMP-30/gluconolactonase/LRE family protein — protein sequence MQAELIVDARNAVGESPVWVAEENALYWVDIPNGGLQRWSAETGHVHAWKTPEMLACIARHSRGGWVAGMESGFFHLHPHSDGSLDSERLASVEHGREDMRLNDGRCDRQGRFWAGSMVLNMGLNAPEGRLYRYGAGQSGVIEAQLDGFIVPNGLGFSPDGKTMYLSDSHPDVQLIWAFDYDTDTGTPSNRRVFVDMNHFPGRPDGAAVDAEGFYWICANDAGLIHRFAPDGRLDFSLAVPVKKPTMCAFGGTRMDTLFVTSIRPGDDHDPQSLAGGVFALTPNVKGLPEPLFDALP from the coding sequence ATGCAAGCCGAATTGATCGTCGACGCCCGCAACGCCGTGGGCGAAAGCCCGGTCTGGGTAGCAGAGGAAAACGCGCTGTACTGGGTCGACATTCCCAACGGCGGCCTGCAACGCTGGAGCGCCGAGACCGGCCATGTGCACGCCTGGAAAACCCCGGAGATGCTCGCCTGCATCGCCCGCCACAGCCGTGGCGGCTGGGTCGCCGGCATGGAGAGCGGTTTCTTTCATCTGCACCCGCACAGCGACGGCAGCCTCGACAGCGAGCGACTTGCCAGCGTCGAGCACGGCCGCGAAGACATGCGCCTGAACGATGGTCGTTGTGATCGCCAGGGCCGCTTCTGGGCCGGCAGCATGGTGTTGAACATGGGCCTGAATGCGCCCGAAGGCCGGCTCTACCGCTACGGCGCCGGGCAGTCTGGCGTGATCGAAGCGCAACTCGACGGTTTCATCGTGCCCAACGGTCTCGGCTTCAGCCCCGACGGCAAAACCATGTACCTGTCCGATTCGCACCCCGACGTGCAATTGATCTGGGCGTTCGATTACGACACCGATACCGGCACACCATCGAACCGCCGCGTCTTCGTCGACATGAACCACTTCCCCGGCCGGCCCGATGGCGCTGCCGTGGACGCCGAAGGTTTCTACTGGATCTGCGCCAACGACGCCGGCCTCATTCACCGTTTCGCGCCGGACGGCCGACTCGACTTCTCGCTGGCCGTACCAGTGAAAAAACCGACCATGTGCGCCTTCGGTGGAACCCGGATGGACACCTTGTTCGTCACCTCGATTCGTCCCGGCGACGACCACGATCCGCAGTCCCTGGCCGGCGGCGTGTTCGCCCTGACCCCCAACGTCAAAGGCCTGCCGGAGCCGCTGTTCGACGCTTTGCCGTAA
- a CDS encoding TRAP transporter substrate-binding protein has protein sequence MYFKRTLLAAALPLMFTFTGAAQALQLKFADIHPAGYPTVVAEENMGKTLTKETNGELTFQYFPGGVLGSEKEVIEQMQVGAVQLSRVSLGIVGPVVPDVNVFNMPFIFRDQQHMRNVIDGPVGDEILGKITNSEFGLVALAWMDGGTRNIYTKKPVRKLEDLKGMKIRVQGNPMFIDMMNAMGGNGIAMDTGEIFSALQTGVIDGAENNPPTLLEHNHFQNAKYYSLTGHLILPEPIVMSKITWEKLTPDQQALVKTAAKAAQAEERVLWDKKSAASEEKLKAAGVEFIEVDKKPFYDATASVREKYGAPYADLIKKIEAVQ, from the coding sequence ATGTACTTCAAACGCACCTTGCTGGCCGCTGCACTCCCGCTGATGTTTACCTTCACTGGCGCCGCTCAGGCCCTGCAACTCAAATTCGCGGACATTCACCCCGCCGGTTACCCAACCGTGGTGGCCGAAGAAAACATGGGCAAGACCCTGACCAAGGAAACCAACGGCGAGCTGACCTTCCAATACTTCCCTGGCGGTGTGCTCGGCTCCGAAAAGGAAGTCATCGAGCAGATGCAAGTCGGCGCCGTACAGCTGTCTCGTGTCAGCCTGGGTATCGTCGGCCCCGTGGTCCCGGACGTGAACGTGTTCAACATGCCGTTCATCTTCCGCGACCAGCAACACATGCGTAACGTCATCGACGGCCCGGTAGGCGACGAAATCCTCGGCAAAATCACCAACTCCGAATTCGGCCTGGTGGCCCTGGCCTGGATGGACGGCGGCACGCGCAACATCTACACCAAGAAACCGGTGCGCAAGCTCGAAGACCTCAAGGGCATGAAAATCCGCGTGCAAGGCAACCCGATGTTCATCGACATGATGAACGCCATGGGCGGTAACGGCATCGCCATGGACACCGGCGAGATCTTCAGCGCCTTGCAGACCGGCGTGATCGACGGCGCGGAAAACAACCCGCCAACCCTGCTTGAACACAACCACTTCCAGAATGCGAAGTACTACAGCCTCACGGGTCACCTGATCCTGCCAGAGCCGATCGTGATGTCGAAAATCACCTGGGAAAAACTGACGCCGGATCAACAGGCGCTGGTCAAGACAGCCGCCAAGGCTGCCCAGGCCGAAGAGCGCGTGCTGTGGGACAAGAAGTCCGCTGCCAGTGAAGAAAAACTCAAGGCCGCCGGCGTCGAGTTCATCGAGGTCGACAAAAAACCCTTCTACGACGCCACCGCCTCGGTTCGTGAGAAATACGGCGCGCCGTATGCCGATCTGATCAAAAAGATCGAAGCCGTTCAGTAA
- a CDS encoding TRAP transporter small permease, protein MKNLLLRINDKIYMTCIWVAGLSVLAISLMIPWGVFARYVLGTGSSWPEPTAILLMMVFTFIGAAASYRAGAHMAVAMLTDRMPPQLRTAAAIFSQLLMAAICIFMTIWGAKLCMSTWNQFMAALPDLRVGVTYLPIPLGGFLTLIFVLEKLLLGDQSKRRVVQFDLVEESEGAA, encoded by the coding sequence ATGAAGAATCTACTGCTGCGTATCAACGACAAGATCTACATGACGTGCATCTGGGTCGCCGGCCTTTCCGTCCTGGCGATTTCCCTGATGATTCCCTGGGGCGTGTTCGCCCGCTACGTGCTGGGCACCGGTTCGAGCTGGCCCGAGCCCACGGCGATCCTGCTGATGATGGTGTTTACCTTCATCGGCGCTGCCGCCAGTTACCGCGCCGGTGCGCACATGGCCGTGGCCATGCTCACCGACCGCATGCCGCCGCAACTGAGAACCGCGGCGGCGATTTTTTCCCAGCTGCTGATGGCGGCGATCTGCATCTTCATGACGATCTGGGGCGCCAAACTGTGCATGTCCACCTGGAACCAGTTCATGGCGGCCCTGCCCGATCTGCGCGTGGGCGTGACCTATCTGCCGATTCCGCTGGGCGGCTTTCTGACGCTGATTTTTGTTCTGGAAAAACTCTTGCTCGGTGACCAGAGCAAACGTCGAGTCGTGCAGTTCGACCTGGTTGAAGAAAGTGAAGGTGCCGCTTAA
- a CDS encoding TRAP transporter large permease produces MDALILLGSFIVLILIGMPVAYALGAAALIGAWWIDIPFQAVMIQVASGVNKFSLLAIPFFVLAGAIMAEGGMSRRLVACAGVLVGFVRGGLSLVNIVASTFFGAISGSSVADTASVGSVLIPEMERKGYPRDFSTAVTVSGSVQALLTPPSHNSVLYSLAAGGTVSIASLFMAGIVPGLMMSACLMVLCLIFAKKRNYPKGEVIPMRQALKIVGEALWGMMAMVIILGGILSGIFTATESAAIAVLWSFFVTMFIYRDYKWSELPKLMHRTVRTISIVMILIGFAASFGYIMTLMQIPAKITTMFLTLSDNRYVILMCINVMLLLLGTVMDMAPLILILTPILMPVILGIGVDPVQFGMIMLVNLGIGLITPPVGAVLFVGSAVGKVSIESTVKALLPFYAVLFLVLMLVTYVPALSLWLPHLVL; encoded by the coding sequence ATGGACGCTCTGATACTGCTGGGCAGTTTTATCGTATTGATCCTGATCGGCATGCCCGTCGCCTACGCGCTCGGCGCCGCCGCGCTGATCGGTGCATGGTGGATCGACATCCCGTTCCAGGCCGTGATGATTCAGGTCGCCTCGGGGGTGAACAAATTCTCGCTGCTGGCCATTCCGTTCTTCGTACTGGCCGGTGCGATCATGGCCGAGGGCGGCATGTCCCGTCGATTGGTGGCGTGTGCCGGGGTGCTGGTGGGTTTTGTCCGCGGAGGCCTGTCACTGGTCAACATTGTCGCCTCGACCTTTTTCGGCGCGATCTCCGGGTCGTCGGTGGCGGACACCGCGTCGGTGGGTTCGGTGCTGATCCCGGAAATGGAACGCAAGGGCTATCCACGGGATTTCTCCACCGCCGTGACCGTCAGCGGTTCGGTGCAAGCCCTGCTGACCCCGCCAAGCCATAACTCGGTGCTCTACTCCCTGGCCGCCGGTGGTACGGTTTCGATTGCCTCGCTGTTCATGGCCGGCATCGTCCCCGGACTGATGATGAGCGCCTGCCTGATGGTGCTGTGCCTGATCTTCGCGAAAAAACGCAACTACCCCAAGGGTGAAGTGATCCCGATGCGCCAGGCGTTGAAAATCGTCGGCGAAGCCCTCTGGGGCATGATGGCGATGGTGATCATCCTCGGCGGCATCCTGTCCGGTATCTTCACCGCGACCGAATCGGCGGCCATCGCCGTGCTGTGGTCGTTCTTCGTCACCATGTTCATCTACCGCGACTACAAGTGGAGCGAACTGCCGAAACTGATGCACCGCACGGTGCGGACAATTTCGATCGTGATGATCCTGATCGGTTTCGCGGCGAGCTTCGGCTACATCATGACCCTGATGCAGATTCCGGCGAAGATCACCACGATGTTCCTGACCCTCTCGGACAACCGCTACGTGATCCTGATGTGCATCAACGTCATGCTGCTGTTGCTCGGCACGGTGATGGACATGGCGCCGCTGATCCTGATCCTGACGCCGATCCTGATGCCGGTGATTCTCGGCATCGGCGTCGATCCGGTGCAGTTCGGCATGATCATGCTGGTCAACCTCGGGATCGGATTGATAACGCCGCCGGTGGGTGCGGTGCTGTTTGTCGGGTCAGCGGTGGGCAAAGTGAGTATTGAAAGCACTGTTAAAGCGTTGCTGCCGTTCTATGCCGTGCTGTTCCTGGTGTTGATGCTGGTGACTTACGTGCCCGCACTTTCGCTGTGGTTGCCGCACTTGGTGTTGTAA
- a CDS encoding sulfite exporter TauE/SafE family protein, which yields MLLASLFGMVMGLVLGLTGAGGGILAVPALVLGLGWTMTQAAPVALFAVGSAAAVGAIDGLRHGLVRYRAALLIAALGAVFSPLGIYFAHQLPEKILMILFSLLMVMVAWRMLRRERQQEGPSDHGHASWGQKNCMLNEQTGRFDWTAKCTATLAALGAITGVVSGLLGVGGGFLIVPAFKQLTDVQMRGIVATSLMVISLISVIGVIGSFHAGVRIDGQGAAFIVASIVGMIIGRKLCAQVPARALQVGFASVCLVVAAYMLFRA from the coding sequence ATGTTGCTGGCAAGTCTGTTTGGCATGGTGATGGGGTTGGTCCTCGGCTTGACCGGGGCCGGCGGCGGCATTCTTGCGGTGCCGGCGCTGGTGCTCGGGTTGGGCTGGACGATGACTCAGGCAGCGCCGGTCGCATTGTTTGCAGTCGGCAGTGCGGCGGCGGTTGGTGCTATCGACGGTTTGCGTCATGGCTTGGTGCGTTATCGCGCGGCGTTGTTGATTGCCGCGTTGGGTGCGGTGTTTTCGCCGTTGGGCATTTACTTCGCGCACCAGTTGCCGGAGAAAATCCTGATGATCCTGTTCAGTCTGCTGATGGTCATGGTGGCCTGGCGCATGCTGCGCCGTGAGCGTCAGCAGGAGGGGCCGAGCGATCACGGTCACGCCAGTTGGGGCCAGAAGAACTGCATGCTCAATGAACAAACCGGACGCTTTGACTGGACCGCCAAATGCACCGCTACATTGGCGGCGTTGGGCGCAATTACCGGCGTGGTGTCCGGATTGCTCGGTGTCGGTGGCGGCTTTTTGATTGTGCCGGCGTTCAAGCAACTGACCGATGTGCAGATGCGCGGGATTGTCGCTACGTCGTTGATGGTGATCAGCCTGATTTCGGTGATCGGGGTGATCGGCTCCTTTCACGCCGGTGTGCGGATTGACGGGCAGGGCGCGGCGTTTATCGTCGCCAGCATTGTCGGCATGATCATCGGCCGCAAGCTCTGTGCACAGGTGCCGGCGCGGGCGTTGCAGGTGGGGTTTGCCAGTGTCTGTCTGGTGGTGGCGGCCTACATGCTATTTCGCGCCTGA
- a CDS encoding FAD/NAD(P)-binding oxidoreductase has product MNDQHWGPSISADIVVIGGGTAGIGFVASLLKRDPHLNITVIEPSTHHYYQPAWTLVGGGAYDVKDTVRPMAKVLPRQATWVQAAVTGIDPDKKQLTLNDERTVSYQNLIVCPGLRMAWEKIEGLAESLGQHGVTSNYSYQHAQYTWDQVQKLRGGKALFIQPAMPIKCAGAPQKALYLSCDHWRKNGALNNIHVEFNLAGAALFGVATFVPPLMKYIEKYNAQLAFNSNLVKVDGPAKTAWFEIKDADGNVTREAKSFDLLHVVPPQISPDFIAQSPLADAAGWCEVNPHSLQHPRYPEVFALGDICGTSNAKTAAAVRKQVVVVAENLLALRKQQPLPLKYDGYGSCPLTVEKGKVILAEFGYAGKVLPTFPLDPTVARRSAWFLKATLLPWFYWNGMLKGREWLTGLSKVD; this is encoded by the coding sequence ATGAACGATCAACACTGGGGCCCATCCATCAGTGCGGACATCGTGGTCATCGGCGGTGGTACGGCCGGTATCGGTTTTGTCGCCAGTCTGCTCAAGCGTGATCCGCACCTGAACATCACGGTCATCGAGCCGAGCACTCACCATTACTACCAGCCGGCGTGGACGCTGGTCGGCGGTGGCGCTTACGACGTGAAAGACACCGTCAGGCCGATGGCCAAAGTGCTTCCGCGCCAAGCCACTTGGGTTCAAGCCGCCGTCACCGGCATCGATCCCGACAAAAAACAACTCACCCTCAACGACGAGCGCACGGTCAGCTATCAGAACCTGATCGTCTGCCCCGGCCTGCGAATGGCTTGGGAGAAGATCGAAGGCTTGGCGGAAAGCCTCGGTCAGCACGGCGTCACCTCCAACTACAGCTACCAGCACGCGCAATACACCTGGGATCAGGTGCAGAAATTGCGCGGCGGCAAAGCCCTGTTCATTCAACCGGCGATGCCGATCAAATGTGCCGGCGCGCCGCAAAAGGCGCTGTACCTGTCCTGCGATCACTGGCGTAAAAACGGTGCGCTGAACAACATCCATGTTGAATTCAACCTGGCCGGCGCCGCGCTGTTCGGCGTGGCGACATTTGTGCCGCCGTTGATGAAGTACATCGAAAAGTACAACGCGCAATTGGCCTTTAACTCGAATCTGGTCAAGGTCGACGGCCCGGCGAAAACCGCGTGGTTCGAGATCAAGGACGCTGACGGCAACGTCACCCGTGAGGCGAAAAGCTTCGATCTGCTCCACGTCGTGCCGCCGCAGATCTCGCCGGATTTCATCGCCCAAAGCCCTCTGGCCGACGCTGCTGGCTGGTGCGAAGTCAACCCGCACAGCCTGCAGCATCCGCGTTATCCCGAGGTGTTCGCCCTCGGTGATATCTGCGGCACCAGCAACGCAAAAACCGCCGCAGCGGTGCGCAAGCAAGTCGTGGTGGTCGCGGAAAATTTGCTGGCCCTGCGCAAGCAACAACCGCTGCCGCTGAAGTACGACGGCTATGGTTCCTGCCCGCTGACGGTGGAGAAGGGCAAGGTGATCCTTGCCGAGTTTGGATATGCCGGCAAGGTGCTGCCGACTTTTCCACTGGACCCGACCGTGGCGCGGCGTTCGGCGTGGTTTCTCAAGGCAACCTTGCTGCCGTGGTTCTACTGGAACGGCATGCTCAAGGGCCGCGAGTGGCTGACTGGTCTGTCAAAGGTCGACTGA
- a CDS encoding ArsR/SmtB family transcription factor: MQSSLTECEVAQLRASASKACALLKAMANEDRLLILCQLTQGERNVGELEKMTGVRQPTLSQQLGILRDEGLVATRREGKYIFYGLASPEVIQVMKTLSGLYCGAVLKSLGHQ, translated from the coding sequence ATGCAATCCAGTCTGACCGAATGTGAAGTCGCCCAACTGCGCGCCTCGGCCTCCAAGGCCTGCGCGTTGCTCAAGGCCATGGCCAATGAGGATCGCCTGTTGATCCTCTGCCAACTGACCCAGGGCGAACGCAACGTTGGCGAACTGGAAAAGATGACCGGCGTGCGCCAGCCGACGCTGTCGCAGCAACTGGGCATTCTGCGTGATGAAGGGCTGGTCGCGACCCGTCGTGAAGGCAAATACATTTTTTACGGCCTCGCCAGTCCGGAAGTCATTCAGGTGATGAAAACCCTGTCTGGATTGTATTGCGGAGCCGTGCTGAAAAGTCTGGGCCATCAATAA
- a CDS encoding MBL fold metallo-hydrolase: MPAQIESFLDPASSTYSYVVYEADGGQCAIVDPVLDYDGAAGRTCTAQADKIIAFVRTHNLQVQWLLETHAHADHLSAAPYLRRELGGKIAIGESISKVQNVFKALFNLEPEFCVDGSQFDHLFAPNESFRIGNLKATALHVPGHTPADMAYLIDGEQILVGDTLFMPDVGTARCDFPGGNAHQLFASIHKLLAFPASVKLYVCHDYPPEGRVAQCQTTVGEQRKSNIHVHDGVDEAAFVEMRTQRDAGLGMPTLLLPAIQVNVRAGNLPAAEDNGVVYLKIPINKL, encoded by the coding sequence ATGCCCGCGCAGATTGAATCTTTCCTCGACCCCGCCTCCTCGACTTACAGCTATGTGGTCTATGAAGCCGACGGCGGGCAATGTGCAATCGTCGATCCGGTGCTCGATTACGACGGCGCCGCCGGGCGTACCTGCACCGCCCAGGCCGACAAAATCATCGCCTTCGTTCGCACGCATAACCTGCAAGTGCAGTGGCTGCTGGAAACCCACGCCCATGCCGATCACCTGTCTGCCGCGCCCTATCTGCGCCGGGAGCTGGGTGGAAAAATCGCCATCGGCGAATCCATCAGCAAAGTGCAGAACGTGTTCAAGGCACTGTTCAATCTGGAGCCGGAGTTCTGCGTCGATGGCTCGCAGTTCGATCATCTGTTTGCGCCGAACGAGTCATTCAGGATCGGCAATCTCAAAGCCACTGCCCTGCATGTGCCCGGGCATACGCCGGCGGACATGGCCTATCTGATCGACGGCGAGCAGATTCTGGTGGGTGACACGCTGTTCATGCCGGATGTCGGCACCGCGCGTTGCGACTTTCCCGGCGGCAATGCCCATCAGTTGTTTGCCTCGATCCACAAACTGCTGGCCTTCCCCGCCAGCGTGAAACTCTACGTTTGCCACGATTATCCGCCCGAGGGGCGCGTCGCGCAGTGCCAGACCACGGTCGGTGAGCAGCGCAAAAGCAATATTCATGTGCATGACGGGGTTGATGAGGCGGCGTTTGTCGAGATGCGCACCCAGCGTGATGCCGGGCTGGGCATGCCGACGCTGTTGCTGCCGGCGATTCAGGTGAATGTGCGGGCGGGGAATCTGCCAGCGGCTGAGGACAATGGCGTCGTGTATCTGAAGATCCCGATCAACAAGCTTTAA
- the bkdR gene encoding Bkd operon transcriptional regulator BkdR, with the protein MRKLDRTDIGILNSLQDNARITNADLARSVNLSPTPCFNRVKAMEELGLIREQVTLLDADLLGLHVNVFIHVSLEKQVEEALQHFEEAISDRPEVMECYLMAGDPDYLIRVLVPTIQSLERFMMDFLTKVPGVANIRSSFALKQVRYKTALPLPANGLTLGT; encoded by the coding sequence ACATCGGCATTCTCAACAGCCTTCAGGATAATGCGCGCATCACCAACGCCGACCTCGCGCGCTCGGTGAATCTGTCGCCGACGCCGTGCTTCAACCGGGTCAAGGCGATGGAAGAACTAGGGCTGATTCGCGAGCAGGTCACGCTGCTGGATGCCGACCTGCTGGGGCTGCATGTGAACGTGTTCATCCATGTCAGCCTGGAGAAACAGGTGGAGGAGGCGTTGCAGCATTTCGAAGAGGCGATCTCCGATCGCCCTGAGGTGATGGAGTGCTACCTCATGGCCGGAGACCCGGATTACCTGATCCGGGTACTGGTGCCGACGATTCAGTCGCTGGAACGCTTCATGATGGACTTCCTGACCAAAGTGCCGGGGGTGGCGAATATCCGGTCGAGCTTTGCGCTGAAGCAAGTGAGATACAAAACTGCATTGCCGCTGCCGGCGAACGGTTTGACGTTGGGGACGTGA